TCCGCAAGGGCGCAAGCATATGCTGAGTCTATTTGCTCGACTTCATGCGGAGACAGGGCTGACGTTACTCTTAATCACGCACGATATGGATCAGGTGCTTGAGTATGCCGAACGTGTCATCGTCATGGAAGACGCCCAAGTGGCGTTTGACGGGCTACCGCTCGACTTATTCCGAGAAGAGACGTTACTTGAGCAGTTTCATCTCGATCTCCCACACGTGTTGTCGCTTGCTTGGCAAGTGGCGGATCAGCGTGGGCTGGAGCGTCCGGAAATTAGGACGGAGACAGAATTGATCGATTGGTTGATGACGAAAGGGGTGAGCGAATGATCGTTGGACAACATATTCCTGGTCAGTCGTATTTACACCGCTCGTCAGCGCTCGCAAAGATCATTTTTGCCTTTTGCTTCATTCCACTCGTCTTTCTTGCGAACAATGCAGCAACGAACATTTTTTTACTCGTCTTTACGTTTCTCGCACTCATGAGTAGTCAGTTGCCGCTTCGGTATGTTCTAAAGGGTCTACGACCCATTCTGTTTCTGATCGTCTTTACGTTCGTCATCCAGCTCTTCTTTACACGTGAAGGTGCTGTGATTTTCGAACTTGGCTGGTTACGGATCTATGAAGAAGGACTGCGACTCGCGATCATCGTCTCGTTGCGTTTCTTCTATCTGGTCTCGATCACGACACTCGTCACGCTGACGACGTCGCCAATCGAACTGACGGATGCGATTGAATTGTTATTGAAGCCGTTCAAGGTCGTTCGTGTTCCAACGCATGAGATTGCGCTTATGTTATCGATCTCGCTTCGATTCCTGCCGACCTTAGCAGAAGAGACAGAGAAGATCATGAAGGCACAGCAAGCACGTGGCGTTGATTTGGCTGCTGGACCAATCAAGGAACGGGTGCGGGCGATCATTCCTTTATTGATTCCCTTATTCATCTCTGCCTTTAAACGAGCAGAGGATCTCGCGACAGCGATGGAAGCGCGGGGATATCGTGGAGGAGAGGGGCGGACCCGTTTACGTGAATCCAAGTGGACGATGCGCGATACCGGTCTAATAATTTTACTCGTCCTCATTACGATCAGTTTAGTAGGATTGCGAGGTATTGGCTGATGCGTCGTTTAAAATGTACGATTCAATATGACGGAACCGGCTACGCCGGGTATCAAGTTCAACCTAATGGATTGACGATTCAAGAAGTGATCGAAACGACGCTTGCGCGGATGCACAAACATCCGGTTAAAATCATTGGATCGGGACGGACCGATGCGAGAGTCCATGCTTACGGGCAAGTCATTCATTTTGACACAGAACTCTCGATTCCTCCAGAGAACGTCGTTAAGGCACTCAATACGCTCTTACCAGCGGATATCCGTGTTCGGAGCTGCGAGGAAGTCGAACCGGCCTTCGAAGCACGTTACGACGTCATAGGGAAGGAATATCGCTATTTCGTCCGCCGCGAAGAAAATGCATTTCGTCGGAATCTGTCGGTCCATATTCCGTACCCGTTCGATCTCGAGCGAATCCGTCAAGGGATGGCTCATCTCGTCGGGACGCATGACTTTAGTTCGTTCTGTGTCGCGAAGACGGAAACGGATAACCGTGTCCGGACGATTTACGAGGCAGAGTTGATGACGGTCGGTGACGAACTTGTCTTTCGGTTCCAGGGCAGTGGGTTTCTTTATAATCAAATTCGGATCATGGTCGGGACGTTACTCGACGTCGGACGCGGTCGTTTTGCACCAGAGGACATTAAAAAAATGTTGCTGGCAAAGGACCGGAACGTCGCGGGCGTGACGGCACCTCCCCATGGACTCTATCTATGGGAAGTTTTCTATCCGGAGTGAAAAAAGGCAATTGACATTGGTCATTAAAAAACATACAATGTTTATTGGCATTTCATTTATTATGAAACCACAATCTTAGCCCCGTACACCTAAGATTATGATAGATTCACCTAGTGAATAAATGAAAAATCAAAAACAGAACTTTTAATTCCTTAGGAGGTATTTTACATGCGCACAACTTTCATGGCGAAAGCTACTGATGTAGAACGCAAATGGCTCCTTATCGACGCTGAAGGTAAAACACTCGGTCGCCTTGCGAGCGAAGTGTCATCACTTCTCCGTGGTAAGCACAAGCCTACGTTCACACCACACGTTGACTGTGGGGATAACGTTATCCTCATCAACGTTGAGAAAATCGTTTTAACTGGTAACAAACTCGACAAAAAAGTCTACTACCGTCACTCTGGTCATCCAGGCGGCTTAAAGCAGACTGTTGCACGCGATATGCTTGCTAACAAACCTGAGCGCATGCTTGAACTCGCGATCAAAGGGATGCTTCCAAAAGGTAGCCTCGGTCGTCAAATGTTCAACAAACTCCACGTCTACGCTGGAGCTGCACACAAGCACGAAGCACAACAACCAGAAGTTTACGAACTTCGCGGTTAATACGAATTTAGGAGGAACTACACGATGGCAGATGTACGTTACTACGGCACTGGTCGCCGGAAACACGCGGCAGCGCGCGTTTTCCTCGTTGCTGGAGACGGTAAAGTCACAGTTAACGGTCGCGATATCAGCGAATACTTCGGTTATGAGACATTGATCATGACTGCAAAAGAACCACTCGTAATCACAGAAACAGAAGGCAAGTACGATGTAATCGTAACGGTCAAAGGCGGCGGCTTCACTGGTCAAGCAGGCGCTATCCGTCACGGTATCTCACGTGCTCTTCTTCAAGCGGATCCAGAATTCCGCGGCGCACTTAAAGCGAAAGGCTTCTTGACTCGTGATGCTCGTATGAAAGAGCGTAAAAAATACGGTCTTAAAGCAGCTCGTCGTGCACCACAGTTCTCGAAACGTTAATTCTTTTCGAATCCCTCTCACCCTTGTGGTGGGAGGTTTTTTTGTGTATAAAAAAACCGCTCGCCTGACACGGTGTCAGAACAGCGGTTAAAGTTAGGTCGATTTGGTTATGCGTAATCGGTGCAATATTGTCAGAAGAATGTAGAGGATGACGATCGTCAGCGGGATGCTCCAAAGAAATAGAGATTGTATGAATGCGATAGGTGTGTGTGTCGTCGTTTGACCAACCTTTCCTGTAAAAGAAATTTCTTCACTCAAGAGGATGGCATTGTCCGGTAACTCCGTCTTGGTAGCTACGGTGGGCTGGAGCATAAAGTAAAGGATAAAGCTAAGATGCAAGAGGCATGTGACGCCGAGCGTCCAAATAATACGTTTTTTCATATACTACTCCTTTTGATGTCAGTTAGAATCGTTCTGCATTCCATAAGTATAGCGGATTTTGTTTTCGGGAACAGGAAACAAAGGGGAGTGAGCATAGATGGCATTATCGATCAGTTGGTTACTCGAGCGAGCGAATCGGAAGTTGAATGCTTCAGGACTTTCACCGGAAGTTGCGAGGCGAACACGTGAAGTCATCCGGGAGATGCATACGCAAGGAATTTATGTCGGTGTCGCGCAAGGGTATCGTTCCATTGCCGAGCAGAATCGTTTGTATGCACAAGGACGGACGACTCCGGGATCGATTGTGACGAATGCACGCGGGGGACAATCCAATCATAATCGTGGAATTGCCGTCGATCTCTTTCAATATTCCAAGGATGGTACACAAGCACTGTTTCGAAATGATCCAGCTTTTCAGACGATTGTCACTGCCATGAAACGACGTGGCTTTTCTTGGGGTGGAGACTGGACGAGTTTTAAGGACTATCCACATTTTGAATTACTGACAGTTTCTAAAGGGACGACGAAAGAGAGTGCAATCGTTCCATATCCAGGGCGTCCGCTGTATCAAGGTGCCGCCAATATGAATCCACGCGATATCGAACGGATCCAGCGGGCAGTTAAATCAACGGTCACTCGACGCTTTGATGCGGAGACGGTTCGAAAGGTACGTGCCTACCAAACACGTCAAGGACTCGACGTCGATGGTGTCGTAGGTCCAACCACATGGAATCGGATGTTCTAAGTAGGGTGTTCGATTCCATGAAAGGATGAAAAAGAGTGGCGGACATGGAAAAGTCATCCTTTCCGGTGTCGAAATGTGCAAGCGCTCTCTTATTTTTGTTATACTAATAAGGATTAAATCGAACGTTTTCAGGGGGAAGGCACTATGTTGAATGAACAAGAAATTCGCGAGGTAGTCGGAACGCTCGTCGATCCGACGATTGACCGCCCGCTTGCAGATACGAACGGCATTCGTGACGTCCGGATTAAAGGTGATTATGTCAGTCTCAAAATCGCTTTAGCTCAATCTGGTTCTGGGGAGCAACTCGTGCTCCAACAGCAAATCGTCAAGGAACTAAAAGAAAAAGGATTCAAAACGGTTGGACTTCGCTTTGAGGCACTTGGTGACCACGGGATTCAAGCGGCAACGACACCATCGATCCTCAAACCGGAATCCGGTACGACATTCATCGCGATTGCTTCCGGTAAAGGCGGCGTCGGGAAATCGACCGTATCCGTTAACTTAGCAGTTGCACTTGCACGAGCAGGGAAGAAGGTTGGTTTGATTGATGCCGATATCTATGGCTTTAGTGTACCTGACATGATGGGGATTGAAACACGACCGACTGTCGTCAACGACCGGATTGTTCCACCAGAGCGTTTTGGCGTCAAGGTCATTTCGATGGGCTTCTTCGTTGAAGATAATGCACCTGTCATCTGGCGTGGACCAATGCTCGGGAAGATGCTCAATAATTTCTTCGCGGACGTTGAATGGGGCGATCTCGATTATTTACTACTTGATCTCCCACCAGGTACAGGGGATGTCGCGCTTGATATTCATTCGATGCTCCCAAGTTGTCAGGAAGTCATCGTCACGACACCTCACGCAACAGCCGCTTTCGTTGCAGCACGAGCAGGGGCAATGGCAATCAAAACGAACCATCGCTTACTCGGAATCGTCGAGAACATGGCGTACTTTGAAAGTAAAGTAACTGGCGAAAAAGAATATGTCTTCGGTAGTGGTGGCGGAGAGAGGTTGTCAGAAGCGTTAAAAACCGATATTCTAGCTAAGATTCCACTTGGACAACCATATGCGAATGATGCGGACTTCGCTCCATCCATCTATCGCGATGAACATCCATTTGAGACGTACTATAATGAACTCGCCACGCGTGTCATCGAAAAAGTAGAGGGATAAGAATGAAGATTAAAGGATTTTTGAAGCTATTTTGGATGACGCTCCTGATCGGAACGCTCGCCGGCTTCGTGTTTAACTTGGTAGCAGAACCTGGATATATCCGAAATCAATCGATTAGCGGATACGTAACAGCTCTCTCCTACAGCAGTACGTGGACAGCCATCAGTTTGATGGGTTTCTTCTCGTACTTGATCTTACATCGTGTCGGACTCGACTTATTCCGGGGCGCAAAGCTTTGGAATCGTGTCCAGATTGTCTTGATCGCATTTGCACTATTTGATGGTGTCTATCTACGCGGATTAGCATACGGCTTTGATAAGACAAGTCTTTATATTGGTGAGATGGTCGTCTTATTATTAATTGCCTTCCTAGTCGCGCGGACGAAAGCACGGGAAACGAACTTTACAGCGTTCATTCCAACATTGTTCCTCATGACAGTCATCACGTTGATCGAATGGGTACCTGCATTGCAGGCGACGCAAGATAAACGCATGTTGTGGGCAGCCCTTGCGACACTCTTGATCTGTAACGCGTATCAGATTCTAATGCTGCATCGCTTACAAGAAAAGCCTGCTTCTCAAGGCCAATCACAAAAACAAGCGTAATGAAAAAGACCCGCGAACGGGTAGTGTTTTACCGGTTCAAGCGGGTCTATCTTTTTTTAAAAGTTTTTTTAGAAAAACAGTTGACGAAAAAAACAAGAGTTGATATATTAATACATGTCGCTGAGGTACACGCCAAGCGCGAGTGTCACAGACGAAAAAAACTTCAAAAAAGTAATTGACATCACATATTACTTTACTGTAAGATTTAAAAGTCGTCAAACGACATATTGGACTTTGAAAACTGAACGATGAGGCAAAAAACGTATTCTACGGAATACAAAAATGAATGAAGCGCAAGCTTCGTCAATCGTGACTTCGGTCACACAACGAGCAAGTCAAACACTTTATGGAGAGTTTGATCCTGGCTCAGGACGAACGCTGGCGGCGTGCCTAATACATGCAAGTCGAGCGCAGGAAACTGACGGAACTCTTCGGAGGGAAGGCAGTGGAATGAGCGGCGGACGGGTGAGTAACACGTAAGGAACCTGCCTCAAGGATTGGGATAACTCCGAGAAATCGGAGCTAATACCGGATAGTTCAACGGACCGCATGGTCCGCTGATGAAAGGCGCTCCGGCGTCACCTTGAGATGGCCTTGCGGTGCATTAGCTAGTTGGTGGGGTAACGGCCCACCAAGGCGACGATGCATAGCCGACCTGAGAGGGTGATCGGCCACACTGGGACTGAGACACGGCCCAGACTCCTACGGGAGGCAGCAGTAGGGAATCTTCCACAATGGACGAAAGTCTGATGGAGCAACGCCGCGTGAGTGATGAAGGTTTTCGGATCGTAAAACTCTGTTGTAAGGGAAGAACACGTACGAGAGGTAATGCTCGTACCTTGACGGTACCTTACGAGAAAGCCACGGCTAACTACGTGCCAGCAGCCGCGGTAATACGTAGGTGGCAAGCGTTGTCCGGAATTATTGGGCGTAAAGCGCGCGCAGGCGGCCTTTTAAGTCTGATGTGAAAGCCCCCGGCTCAACCGGGGAGGGCCATTGGAAACTGGAAGGCTTGAGTACAGAAGAGAAGAGTGGAATTCCACGTGTAGCGGTGAAATGCGTAGAGATGTGGAGGAACACCAGTGGCGAAGGCGACTCTTTGGTCTGTAACTGACGCTGAGGCGCGAAAGCGTGGGGAGCAAACAGGATTAGATACCCTGGTAGTCCACGCCGTAAACGATGAGTGCTAGGTGTTGGGGGGTTTCCGCCCCTCAGTGCTGAAGCTAACGCATTAAGCACTCCGCCTGGGGAGTACGGCCGCAAGGCTGAAACTCAAAGGAATTGACGGGGACCCGCACAAGCGGTGGAGCATGTGGTTTAATTCGAAGCAACGCGAAGAACCTTACCAACTCTTGACATCCCATTGACCGCTTGAGAGATCAAGTTTTCCCTTCGGGGACAATGGTGACAGGTGGTGCATGGTTGTCGTCAGCTCGTGTCGTGAGATGTTGGGTTAAGTCCCGCAACGAGCGCAACCCCTATCCTTAGTTGCCAGCATTTAGTTGGGCACTCTAGGGAGACTGCCGGTGACAAACCGGAGGAAGGTGGGGATGACGTCAAATCATCATGCCCCTTATGAGTTGGGCTACACACGTGCTACAATGGACGGTACAAAGGGCAGCGAGACCGCGAGGTGGAGCCAATCCCATAAAGCCGTTCCCAGTTCGGATTGCAGGCTGCAACTCGCCTGCATGAAGTCGGAATCGCTAGTAATCGCAGGTCAGCATACTGCGGTGAATACGTTCCCGGGTCTTGTACACACCGCCCGTCACACCACGAGAGTTTGCAACACCCGAAGCCGGTGAGGTAACCGCAAGGAGCCAGCCGTCGAAGGTGGGGTAGATGATTGGGGTGAAGTCGTAACAAGGTAGCCGTATCGGAAGGTGCGGCTGGATCACCTCCTTTCTAAGGAAAACGTCCCTTACGGGACATGCCCATCGTTCAGTTTTGAGAGTCTAATTCTCTCTAGTCATGGAATGGGCCTATAGCTCAGCCGGTTAGAGCGCACGCCTGATAAGCGTGAGGTCGGTGGTTCGAGTCCACTTAGGCCCACCATTTCCATTATAATTTCAATCCTGGGGCCTTAGCTCAGCTGGGAGAGCGCCTGCCTTGCACGCAGGAGGTCAGCGGTTCGATCCCGCTAGGCTCCATTTGTCTTGTCCTTTGGATAAGGCACTCGCACCTTGAAAACTGAAGACATCAACAAGACATCAAACTTTTAATTAACCATGTCATTTAAGACGTGTGTTCTTAGAATACCAACGCTAGATCAAGGTATGAAGGGCGTACGGTGGATGCCTTGGCACTAGGAGCCGATGAAGGACGCGACGAACAGCGATATGCTTCGGGGAGCAGTAAGTATGCTTTGATCCGAAGATTTCCGAATGGGGGAACCCACCATCTGTAATGGGATGGGACATGTTACGTGAATACATAGCGTAGCGTGAGGCAGACCCGGGGAACTGAAACATCTAAGTACCCGGAGGAAGAGAAAGCAAATGCGATTCCCTGAGTAGCGGCGAGCGAAACGGGAACAGCCCAAACCGGAGAGCATGCTCTTCGGGGTTGTAGGACACTCTATACGGAGTCAAAAAGGAAGACAGTAGGTGAAGGACCTGGAAAGGTCGGCCGAAGAAGGTGACAGCCCTGTAGCTGAAACTGTTTTCCCTCCAGAGTGGATCCTGAGTACGGCGGGACACGTGAAACCCCGTCGGAATCCGGGAGGACCATCTCCCAAGGCTAAATACTCCCTAGTGACCGATAGTGAACCAGTACCGTGAGGGAAAGGTGAAAAGCACCCCGGAAGGGGAGTGAAATAGATCCTGAAACCGTATGCCTACAAGTAGTCAGAGCCCGTTAACGGGTGATGGCGTGCCTTTTGTAGAATGAACCGGCGAGTTACGATAACGCGCGAGGTTAAGCCGATGAGGCGGAGCCGTAGCGAAAGCGAGTCTGAACAGGGCGTTCAGTGCGTTGTCGTAGACCCGAAACCAGGTGATCTACCCATGTCCAGGATGAAGGTCAGGTAACACTGACTGGAGGTCCGAACCCACGCACGTTGAAAAGTGCGGGGATGAGGTGTGGGTAGCGGTGAAATGCCAATCGAACCTGGAGATAGCTGGTTCTCCCCGAAATAGCTTTAGGGCTAGCCTCGAGGTTGAGAGTTCTGGAGGTAGAGCACTGATTGGACTAGGGGCCCCCACAGGGTTACCGAATTCAGTTAAACTCCGAATGCCAGCAACTTATACTCGGGAGTCAGACTGCGAGTGATAAGATCCGTAGTCAAGAGGGAAACAGCCCAGACCGCCAGCTAAGGTCCCAAAGTGTATGTTAAGTGGAAAAGGATGTGGCGCTGCCTAGACAGCTAGGATGTTGGCTTAGAAGCAGCCACCATTCAAAGAGTGCGTAATAGCTCACTAGTCGAGTGGCGCCGCGCCGAAAATGTAACGGGGCTAAACATACCACCGAAGCTGCGGATTCCGTAAGGAATGGTAGGGGAGCGTTCCAAACCGCTGTGAAGCTGTACCGGAAGGAGCAGTGGAGCGTTTGGAAGTGAGAATGCCGGTGTGAGTAGCGAAAAGAGGGGTGAGAATCCCCTCCGTCGAAAGCCCAAGGTTTCCTGAGGAAGGCTCGTCCGCTCAGGGTTAGTCTGGACCTAAGCCGAGGCCGAAAGGCGTAGGCGATGGATAACAGGTTGATATTCCTGTACCGCCGATCCACCGTTTGAACAATGGGGGGACGCAGGAGGATAGTGACGCATGCGGATGGAAGTGCATGTGCAAGTTTCAAGACCGTCTGATTGGCAAATCCGTCAGGCATCAAAGTCAAGGAACGATGCGGAGTCCCGTAGGGACGTAGGTCACGATTTCACACTGCCAAGAAAAGCCTCTAGTGAGGGGGAAGGCGCCAGTACCGTAAACCGACACAGGTAGGCGAGATGAGAATTCTAAGACGCGCGGGATAACTCTCGTTAAGGAACTCGGCAAAATGGTCCCGTAACTTCGGGAGAAGGGACGCTCTACATGAGTAGAGCCGCAGTGAATAGGCCCAAACGACTGTTTAGCAAAAACACAGGTCTCTGCTAAATCGCAAGATGACGTATAGGGGCTGACGCCTGCCCGGTGCTGGAAGGTTAAGGGGATGGGTTAGCGCAAGCGAAGCTTTGAACCGAAGCCCCAGTAAACGGCGGCCGTAACTATAACGGTCCTAAGGTAGCGAAATTCCTTGTCGGGTAAGTTCCGACCCGCACGAAAGGCGTAACGATTTGGGCACTGTCTCAACGAGAGACCCGGTGAAATCATAGTACCTGTGAAGATGCAGGTTACCCGCGACAGGACGGAAAGACCCCATGGAGCTTTACTACAGCCTGATATTGAGGCTTTGTGCATGATGTACAGGATAGGCGGGAGACGTCGAGCCCGGAGCGCCAGCTTCGGAGGAGTCACCCTTGGGATACCGCCCTTCATGCATAGAGTCTCTAACTCGCAGCCGTAATCCGGCTGGAGGACCGTGTCAGGCGGGTAGTTTGACTGGGGCGGTCGCCTCCTAAACAGTAACGGAGGCGCCCAAAGGTTCCCTCAGAAT
This window of the Exiguobacterium acetylicum genome carries:
- a CDS encoding energy-coupling factor transporter transmembrane component T family protein, whose amino-acid sequence is MIVGQHIPGQSYLHRSSALAKIIFAFCFIPLVFLANNAATNIFLLVFTFLALMSSQLPLRYVLKGLRPILFLIVFTFVIQLFFTREGAVIFELGWLRIYEEGLRLAIIVSLRFFYLVSITTLVTLTTSPIELTDAIELLLKPFKVVRVPTHEIALMLSISLRFLPTLAEETEKIMKAQQARGVDLAAGPIKERVRAIIPLLIPLFISAFKRAEDLATAMEARGYRGGEGRTRLRESKWTMRDTGLIILLVLITISLVGLRGIG
- the rplM gene encoding 50S ribosomal protein L13; its protein translation is MRTTFMAKATDVERKWLLIDAEGKTLGRLASEVSSLLRGKHKPTFTPHVDCGDNVILINVEKIVLTGNKLDKKVYYRHSGHPGGLKQTVARDMLANKPERMLELAIKGMLPKGSLGRQMFNKLHVYAGAAHKHEAQQPEVYELRG
- the truA gene encoding tRNA pseudouridine(38-40) synthase TruA produces the protein MRRLKCTIQYDGTGYAGYQVQPNGLTIQEVIETTLARMHKHPVKIIGSGRTDARVHAYGQVIHFDTELSIPPENVVKALNTLLPADIRVRSCEEVEPAFEARYDVIGKEYRYFVRREENAFRRNLSVHIPYPFDLERIRQGMAHLVGTHDFSSFCVAKTETDNRVRTIYEAELMTVGDELVFRFQGSGFLYNQIRIMVGTLLDVGRGRFAPEDIKKMLLAKDRNVAGVTAPPHGLYLWEVFYPE
- a CDS encoding Mrp/NBP35 family ATP-binding protein, producing MLNEQEIREVVGTLVDPTIDRPLADTNGIRDVRIKGDYVSLKIALAQSGSGEQLVLQQQIVKELKEKGFKTVGLRFEALGDHGIQAATTPSILKPESGTTFIAIASGKGGVGKSTVSVNLAVALARAGKKVGLIDADIYGFSVPDMMGIETRPTVVNDRIVPPERFGVKVISMGFFVEDNAPVIWRGPMLGKMLNNFFADVEWGDLDYLLLDLPPGTGDVALDIHSMLPSCQEVIVTTPHATAAFVAARAGAMAIKTNHRLLGIVENMAYFESKVTGEKEYVFGSGGGERLSEALKTDILAKIPLGQPYANDADFAPSIYRDEHPFETYYNELATRVIEKVEG
- a CDS encoding M15 family metallopeptidase; the encoded protein is MALSISWLLERANRKLNASGLSPEVARRTREVIREMHTQGIYVGVAQGYRSIAEQNRLYAQGRTTPGSIVTNARGGQSNHNRGIAVDLFQYSKDGTQALFRNDPAFQTIVTAMKRRGFSWGGDWTSFKDYPHFELLTVSKGTTKESAIVPYPGRPLYQGAANMNPRDIERIQRAVKSTVTRRFDAETVRKVRAYQTRQGLDVDGVVGPTTWNRMF
- the rpsI gene encoding 30S ribosomal protein S9, yielding MADVRYYGTGRRKHAAARVFLVAGDGKVTVNGRDISEYFGYETLIMTAKEPLVITETEGKYDVIVTVKGGGFTGQAGAIRHGISRALLQADPEFRGALKAKGFLTRDARMKERKKYGLKAARRAPQFSKR
- a CDS encoding KinB-signaling pathway activation protein; the protein is MKIKGFLKLFWMTLLIGTLAGFVFNLVAEPGYIRNQSISGYVTALSYSSTWTAISLMGFFSYLILHRVGLDLFRGAKLWNRVQIVLIAFALFDGVYLRGLAYGFDKTSLYIGEMVVLLLIAFLVARTKARETNFTAFIPTLFLMTVITLIEWVPALQATQDKRMLWAALATLLICNAYQILMLHRLQEKPASQGQSQKQA